A region from the Sporichthyaceae bacterium genome encodes:
- a CDS encoding FAD-binding oxidoreductase has product MQAPSFPRTDHEQRVARLVEQFAAIGPDEPIRLAKKTSNLFRDRGKAAGPGLDVRPFEHVIEVDPRTRTASVEGMVTYERLVDATLPYGLMPLVVPQLKTITLGGAVTGVGIESSSFRNGCPHESVRRMEILTGDGRVLEATADGPHADLFRAFPNSYGTLGYALRLDIELEPVRPYVRLRHIRHTDRSAFFAQMTELCETRTLDGSDVDFVDGTIFSGDEMYLTVASFVGEAPYLSDYTWTDIYYRSVQTYREDFLTIRDYLWRWDTDWFWCSRAFGVQRPLVRKLLGRRLLRSDVYWKIVALERRTHLNANIERLRGRPPREDVVQDIEVPVEGAADFLDFFLREIPIEPIWVCPLRQRDEAVQWPLYTFSPDRLYVNFGFWSSVALNPGETDGHHNRLIEAKVDELHGRKSLYSTSFYSTEEFWRLYNGSAYELVKKEYDPDRRLLDLYEKCVQRR; this is encoded by the coding sequence ATGCAGGCCCCGAGCTTCCCGCGGACCGATCACGAGCAGCGCGTCGCCCGGCTGGTCGAGCAGTTCGCGGCCATCGGCCCGGACGAGCCGATCCGGCTGGCCAAGAAGACCTCGAACCTGTTCCGCGACCGGGGCAAGGCAGCCGGCCCCGGCCTGGACGTCCGCCCGTTCGAGCACGTGATCGAGGTCGACCCCCGCACCCGGACGGCCTCGGTCGAGGGCATGGTCACCTACGAACGACTGGTCGACGCCACGCTGCCGTACGGGCTGATGCCGCTGGTGGTGCCGCAGCTCAAGACCATCACCCTCGGCGGCGCGGTGACCGGCGTGGGCATCGAGTCCAGCTCGTTCCGCAACGGCTGCCCGCACGAGTCGGTGCGTCGGATGGAGATCCTGACCGGCGACGGCCGGGTGCTGGAGGCGACTGCCGACGGCCCGCACGCCGACCTGTTCCGGGCCTTCCCGAACTCCTACGGCACGCTCGGGTACGCGTTGCGCCTGGACATCGAACTGGAGCCGGTGCGGCCCTACGTCCGGCTGCGGCACATCCGGCACACCGACCGGAGCGCGTTCTTCGCGCAGATGACGGAACTTTGCGAGACCCGGACGCTGGACGGGAGCGACGTCGACTTCGTCGACGGGACGATCTTCTCCGGCGACGAGATGTATCTGACGGTGGCCTCGTTCGTCGGCGAGGCCCCGTACCTGTCGGACTACACGTGGACCGACATCTACTACCGGTCGGTACAGACCTACCGCGAGGACTTCCTGACCATCCGCGACTACCTGTGGCGCTGGGACACCGACTGGTTCTGGTGCTCCCGAGCGTTCGGCGTCCAGCGGCCGTTGGTCCGCAAGCTGCTCGGCCGCCGACTGCTGCGTTCGGACGTCTACTGGAAGATCGTCGCGCTGGAGCGGCGCACCCACCTCAACGCGAACATCGAGCGACTGCGCGGCCGCCCGCCCCGGGAGGACGTCGTCCAGGACATCGAGGTCCCGGTGGAGGGCGCCGCGGACTTCCTCGACTTCTTCCTGCGCGAGATCCCGATCGAGCCGATCTGGGTGTGCCCGCTGCGGCAGCGCGACGAGGCCGTCCAGTGGCCGCTGTACACGTTCAGTCCCGACCGGCTGTACGTGAACTTCGGCTTCTGGTCCTCGGTGGCCCTGAACCCGGGGGAGACCGACGGGCACCACAATCGGCTCATCGAGGCGAAGGTCGACGAACTGCACGGACGGAAGTCCCTGTACTCGACGTCGTTCTACTCCACCGAGGAGTTCTGGCGCCTGTACAACGGCAGCGCGTACGAGCTGGTGAAGAAGGAGTACGACCCGGACCGCCGGCTGCTGGATCTGTACGAGAAGTGTGTGCAACGCCGATGA
- a CDS encoding fumarate reductase/succinate dehydrogenase flavoprotein subunit — translation MTELERHSYDVLVIGAGGAGLRAAIAAHEGGARTAVVCKSLLGKAHTVMAEGGIAAAMGNVWPDDNWQVHFRDTMRGGKMLNNWRMAQLHAQEAPARVEELEEYGALFDRTPDGLISQRDFGGHRYARLAHVGDRTGLEMIRTLQQRVVALGIDVYMECTITRLLTDGTGEDSNGTNRGNIAGAFGYWRETGRFVCFEAPAVILATGGIGKSFKVTSNSWEYSGDGHALAARVGATLLNMEFIQFHPTGMVWPPSVRGILVTESVRGDGGILKNKDGKRFMFDYIPEFFKADTADTEAEADRWYEDKKNNRRPPELLPRDEVARAINAEVKAGRGSPAGGAYLDIASRRTPEYINKRLPSMYHQFKELADVDITKEPMEVGPTCHYIMGGVEVNADTQAAVVPGLYAAGEVGGGMHGSNRLGGNSLGDLLVFGQRAGHYAAEYAKSTTAKIADGQIEVAAAEATAPFDREGGDNPYALHAELQATMNELVGIIRDADEMNEALARLQGFKQRAKNLTVTGNRQFNPGWHLAIDLKNMLLCSEMVAVAAIERKESRGGHTRNDYPVADKYWGTQNIVLSEKDGTVSFKLQPLPVMPDDLKILFEEPK, via the coding sequence ATGACTGAGCTCGAAAGGCACAGCTACGACGTGCTCGTGATCGGCGCCGGCGGCGCGGGTCTGCGCGCCGCGATCGCGGCGCACGAAGGCGGCGCCCGCACCGCGGTGGTCTGCAAGTCCCTGCTCGGCAAGGCGCACACCGTGATGGCCGAGGGCGGCATTGCCGCCGCCATGGGCAACGTGTGGCCGGACGACAACTGGCAGGTCCACTTCCGCGACACGATGCGCGGCGGGAAGATGCTCAACAACTGGCGGATGGCCCAGTTGCACGCCCAGGAGGCCCCGGCCCGCGTCGAGGAACTGGAGGAGTACGGGGCGCTGTTCGACCGCACCCCGGACGGCCTGATCTCCCAGCGCGACTTCGGTGGGCACCGCTACGCCCGCCTGGCCCACGTCGGCGACCGCACGGGCCTGGAGATGATCCGTACTCTCCAGCAGCGCGTCGTGGCGCTGGGCATCGACGTGTACATGGAGTGCACGATCACCCGGCTGCTCACCGACGGCACTGGCGAGGACTCCAACGGGACCAACCGCGGAAACATCGCCGGCGCGTTCGGTTACTGGCGCGAGACCGGCCGCTTCGTGTGCTTCGAGGCCCCCGCGGTCATCCTGGCCACCGGCGGCATCGGCAAGAGCTTCAAGGTCACCTCGAACTCCTGGGAGTACTCCGGCGACGGCCACGCGCTGGCCGCCCGGGTCGGGGCGACGCTGCTGAACATGGAGTTCATCCAGTTCCACCCGACCGGGATGGTCTGGCCGCCCTCGGTCCGCGGGATCCTCGTCACCGAGTCGGTCCGCGGCGACGGCGGCATCCTGAAGAACAAGGACGGCAAGCGCTTCATGTTCGACTACATCCCGGAGTTCTTCAAAGCCGACACCGCGGACACCGAGGCCGAGGCCGACCGCTGGTACGAGGACAAGAAGAACAACCGCCGCCCACCGGAGTTGCTGCCCCGCGACGAGGTGGCCCGGGCGATCAACGCCGAGGTGAAGGCCGGGCGCGGGTCACCCGCGGGTGGCGCGTACCTGGACATCGCCTCGCGGCGCACGCCGGAGTACATCAACAAGCGACTGCCCTCGATGTACCACCAGTTCAAGGAACTGGCCGACGTCGACATCACCAAGGAACCCATGGAGGTCGGCCCGACCTGCCACTACATCATGGGCGGCGTCGAGGTGAACGCCGATACGCAGGCGGCGGTCGTACCCGGCCTGTACGCGGCAGGTGAGGTCGGCGGCGGCATGCACGGCTCCAATCGACTCGGCGGAAACTCCCTCGGCGACCTGCTGGTCTTCGGCCAGCGCGCCGGGCACTACGCGGCCGAGTACGCCAAGTCGACCACCGCGAAGATCGCCGACGGGCAGATCGAGGTCGCCGCGGCCGAGGCAACCGCGCCCTTCGACCGCGAGGGCGGGGATAACCCCTACGCGCTGCACGCCGAACTGCAGGCCACGATGAACGAGTTGGTCGGCATCATCCGCGACGCCGACGAGATGAACGAGGCACTCGCCCGGCTGCAAGGCTTCAAGCAGCGGGCGAAGAACCTCACGGTGACCGGCAACCGGCAGTTCAACCCGGGCTGGCACCTGGCGATCGACCTGAAGAACATGCTGTTGTGCTCGGAGATGGTGGCGGTGGCCGCCATCGAGCGCAAGGAGAGCCGGGGCGGACACACCCGCAACGACTACCCGGTCGCCGACAAGTACTGGGGCACCCAGAACATCGTCCTGTCCGAGAAGGACGGGACCGTGTCGTTCAAGCTGCAGCCGTTGCCGGTTATGCCCGACGACCTGAAGATATTGTTCGAGGAGCCGAAGTGA
- a CDS encoding succinate dehydrogenase/fumarate reductase iron-sulfur subunit produces the protein MTTTVSSNNPKAIQPDVDKSKSFTANFKVWRGDSSGGELVDYSVEVNEGEVVLDIIFRIQAEQANDMAVRWNCKAGKCGSCSAEINGRPALQCMTRMSSLPPGETVVVTPLRTFPVMRDLVTDVKFNYEKAKQIPAFRPRPRDADGKYRMAQIDVERGQEFRKCIECWMCQNVCHVIRDHEENKPSFSGPRFFIRLAELDMHPLDTNDRKVIAQEKHGLGMCNITKCCTEVCPEHIKITDNGIIPLKERVADRKYDPLFQIFGRNHRKH, from the coding sequence GTGACCACCACTGTGTCGTCGAACAACCCGAAGGCAATCCAGCCCGACGTCGACAAGTCGAAGAGCTTCACCGCGAACTTCAAGGTCTGGCGGGGCGACTCGTCCGGCGGCGAACTGGTCGACTACAGCGTCGAGGTGAACGAGGGCGAGGTCGTCCTGGACATCATCTTCCGCATCCAGGCCGAGCAGGCCAACGACATGGCGGTCCGGTGGAACTGCAAGGCCGGTAAGTGCGGATCGTGCTCGGCGGAGATCAACGGACGTCCGGCCCTGCAGTGCATGACCCGGATGTCTTCGTTGCCGCCGGGGGAGACCGTTGTGGTCACGCCGTTGCGGACCTTCCCCGTCATGCGCGACCTGGTCACCGACGTGAAGTTCAACTACGAGAAGGCCAAGCAGATCCCGGCTTTCCGCCCGCGGCCGCGCGACGCGGACGGCAAGTACCGGATGGCCCAGATCGACGTCGAGCGCGGCCAGGAATTCCGCAAGTGCATCGAGTGCTGGATGTGCCAGAACGTCTGCCACGTCATCCGCGACCACGAGGAGAACAAGCCTTCGTTCTCCGGCCCGCGGTTCTTCATCCGGCTCGCCGAGCTGGACATGCACCCGCTGGACACCAACGACCGCAAGGTCATCGCTCAGGAGAAGCACGGGCTGGGGATGTGCAACATCACCAAGTGCTGCACGGAGGTGTGCCCCGAGCACATCAAGATCACCGACAACGGGATCATCCCGCTCAAGGAGCGGGTCGCGGACCGCAAGTACGACCCACTGTTCCAGATCTTCGGCCGCAACCACCGCAAGCACTGA
- a CDS encoding cyclopropane-fatty-acyl-phospholipid synthase family protein gives MSRTGVASVFARVVDTSFPVRVSAFDGSSAGPSDAEVHLELTSPTALSYLLGSPGELGLARAYVTGHLKVHGDLYLALSALSAGGENLGVRDRIDLLRDFGLRNLRPVEPPPEEILKRMGRVRHSKSRDSKAISHHYDVSNRFYEWVLGPSMSYTCACFPKPDSSLEEAQWNKHDLVARKLGLAPGMRLLDVGCGWGGMVMHAAKEYGVQALGVTLSAQQAAWAQQAIIDRGLSDLAEVRHLDYRDVPEDGFDAVSSIGLTEHIGAKELPGYFSALRAKLRPHGRLLNHCITRPATTLPAKAGKFIDRYVFPDGELEAVGEIVSVMQDNGFEVRHEENLREHYAITLRDWCANLVDNWDDAVAEVGANRARVWLLYMAACRVGFDSRVIELHQVLGVRCDDAGNAAFPLRPDWTN, from the coding sequence GTGAGTCGGACCGGTGTGGCGTCGGTGTTCGCCCGCGTCGTCGACACCTCGTTCCCGGTGCGGGTGAGCGCGTTCGACGGCAGCTCGGCCGGTCCCTCCGATGCCGAGGTGCACCTCGAGCTGACCTCCCCCACCGCGTTGAGCTACCTGCTCGGCTCGCCCGGCGAGCTGGGCCTGGCCCGCGCGTACGTGACGGGCCATCTGAAGGTGCACGGCGACCTCTACCTCGCGTTGAGCGCGCTGTCGGCCGGGGGCGAGAACCTCGGCGTGCGCGATCGGATCGACCTGCTGCGCGACTTCGGCCTGCGCAACCTGCGCCCGGTCGAGCCGCCGCCGGAGGAGATCCTCAAGCGCATGGGGCGGGTCCGGCACAGCAAGTCGCGGGACAGCAAGGCGATCTCCCACCACTACGACGTCTCGAACCGCTTCTACGAGTGGGTTCTGGGGCCGTCGATGTCCTACACCTGCGCGTGCTTCCCGAAGCCGGACTCCTCGTTGGAGGAGGCGCAGTGGAACAAGCACGACCTGGTGGCCCGCAAGCTCGGCCTGGCGCCGGGCATGCGCCTGCTGGACGTCGGCTGCGGCTGGGGCGGCATGGTCATGCACGCCGCCAAGGAGTACGGCGTGCAGGCACTCGGCGTCACGCTGTCGGCCCAGCAGGCTGCGTGGGCCCAGCAGGCCATCATCGACCGTGGCCTTTCCGACCTGGCCGAGGTCCGGCACCTGGACTACCGCGACGTGCCCGAGGACGGCTTCGACGCCGTCTCCTCGATCGGCCTGACCGAGCACATCGGCGCCAAGGAGTTGCCCGGCTACTTCAGCGCTCTGCGAGCCAAGCTGCGGCCGCACGGGCGGTTGCTGAACCACTGCATCACCCGGCCGGCCACGACCCTCCCGGCCAAGGCCGGCAAGTTCATCGACCGCTACGTGTTCCCCGACGGTGAGCTCGAGGCCGTCGGCGAGATCGTCTCGGTGATGCAGGACAACGGCTTCGAGGTGCGCCACGAGGAGAACCTGCGCGAGCACTACGCGATAACGCTGCGCGACTGGTGCGCGAATCTGGTCGACAACTGGGACGACGCCGTCGCCGAGGTCGGGGCCAACCGGGCCCGGGTCTGGCTGCTCTACATGGCCGCCTGCCGGGTCGGGTTCGACTCCCGGGTCATCGAGCTGCACCAGGTGCTCGGAGTGCGCTGCGACGACGCGGGCAACGCAGCGTTCCCCCTGAGGCCGGACTGGACGAACTGA
- a CDS encoding branched-chain amino acid ABC transporter permease, with protein MSEHALETAAGNRAHALPGRIDPMRWLVRIVLAVAVITPPMYLSDSWLRVGAYVMIGAVAAIGLTLLTGQAGQLSLATPFFMFVGGASYCVLGSPHRPGRWGLGWPSLIAVVGAVLIASVLGLVFAPVAGRVRGVYLGVATLSLVYIGLYTGQKYDSITGGTASGRSVPDLKIFEFSVLRAGHRDERIWYVFLVLTTLAYLLAQGAINSRPGRAWRVVRDNESAAAALGVPVPRVRAEAFAISSGYAGLAGVMTVFWYRLFKPDESEFVGTYSIQVAIAILAMILIGGLGSVAGAIAGAALVNGMPGALNLWFGHSHVFGHGAKAVTPVIFTAFVYGTAIVLVVLFEPGGLAALGRRVQRKLSRNLLGSSLISEGN; from the coding sequence GTGTCTGAGCACGCCCTGGAAACGGCCGCTGGGAACCGGGCGCACGCCTTGCCCGGACGGATCGACCCGATGCGCTGGCTGGTGCGGATCGTGCTGGCGGTCGCCGTCATCACGCCGCCCATGTACCTGTCGGACTCGTGGTTGCGGGTGGGCGCGTACGTGATGATCGGCGCCGTAGCCGCGATCGGACTGACCCTGCTCACCGGGCAGGCCGGTCAGTTGTCGTTGGCCACCCCGTTCTTCATGTTCGTCGGCGGCGCGAGTTACTGCGTCCTGGGCAGCCCGCACCGTCCGGGCAGGTGGGGACTGGGCTGGCCCTCCCTGATAGCAGTGGTGGGGGCGGTTCTCATCGCCTCGGTGCTGGGGCTGGTGTTCGCGCCGGTCGCCGGCCGCGTGCGCGGTGTGTACCTCGGCGTCGCCACGCTCTCCCTGGTCTACATCGGTCTGTACACAGGCCAGAAGTACGACTCGATCACCGGTGGCACGGCCAGCGGCCGCTCCGTCCCGGACCTGAAGATCTTCGAGTTCTCCGTCCTGCGCGCCGGGCATCGCGACGAGCGGATCTGGTACGTGTTCCTGGTGCTGACGACGCTGGCCTACCTGCTCGCCCAGGGCGCCATCAACAGCCGTCCCGGTCGGGCCTGGCGAGTGGTGCGTGACAACGAGTCGGCCGCGGCCGCGCTGGGGGTGCCGGTTCCCCGGGTGCGGGCCGAGGCCTTCGCAATCTCCTCCGGCTACGCCGGTCTGGCCGGTGTGATGACTGTGTTCTGGTACCGCCTCTTCAAGCCCGACGAGAGCGAGTTCGTCGGCACCTACAGCATCCAGGTGGCGATCGCGATCCTGGCGATGATCCTGATCGGCGGCCTCGGTTCGGTCGCCGGCGCGATCGCGGGCGCCGCACTGGTGAACGGAATGCCGGGCGCACTGAACCTGTGGTTCGGGCACTCACACGTGTTCGGCCACGGCGCCAAGGCAGTCACGCCGGTGATCTTCACGGCGTTCGTCTACGGTACGGCGATCGTCCTTGTCGTCCTGTTCGAGCCCGGGGGTCTGGCAGCTCTCGGGCGACGAGTGCAACGCAAGCTCAGTCGCAACCTGCTCGGTTCGTCGCTCATCTCCGAAGGGAACTGA
- a CDS encoding ABC transporter substrate-binding protein, with translation MRRIRKIPVLAVAGMLMIAGCGGGNSNDTAAAGSSGAPASDSGGSTDANGVKIGPGISADTITLGVLTDHTGVFKDLGNAISAGHQIWADEVNGKGGICGRKIAIDTVDHGYKADQAKIQFPDLEPKSAAFLDLLGSPVIAALKQDIADKQLTTLAISWSSVLLGAPYVTIVGTTYDLEMVNALDYLFDQGKLKKGDKIGHVYIDGEYGGNGLLGSKYFAAQHGMTVDEAKVTATDTDMKSIVTKFKGDGVKVIALTSTPTQTASVATNNAALGLKVPMVGNNPTFAPALLGTPAAAALAPLILAQSGVPFSSSVAEAKTIAATFTKQHPDLKPNYGVQLGYSFGLIMGEVLTKACAAKDLTRAGIHNALLASNNINTDKLLPPLDYSKPGQPASRSVYIVQVDKASPGGLKQLKALYEGKDATTYQVPAAAAS, from the coding sequence ATGCGCAGAATTCGTAAGATCCCGGTCCTGGCAGTGGCCGGGATGCTGATGATCGCCGGCTGCGGAGGTGGAAACAGCAACGACACCGCCGCGGCGGGGTCGTCCGGAGCGCCGGCGAGCGACAGCGGTGGCTCCACGGACGCCAACGGCGTCAAGATCGGGCCGGGCATCTCCGCCGACACGATCACCCTCGGTGTGCTCACCGACCACACCGGTGTCTTCAAGGACCTCGGCAACGCCATCTCGGCCGGTCACCAGATCTGGGCCGACGAGGTCAACGGCAAGGGCGGGATCTGCGGCCGGAAGATCGCGATCGACACGGTCGACCACGGCTACAAGGCCGACCAGGCCAAGATCCAGTTCCCGGACCTCGAGCCGAAGTCGGCGGCCTTCCTCGACCTGCTCGGCTCGCCGGTCATCGCGGCGCTCAAGCAGGACATCGCCGACAAGCAGCTGACCACGCTCGCCATCTCGTGGAGCTCGGTGCTGCTCGGCGCGCCCTACGTGACCATCGTCGGGACCACCTACGACCTCGAGATGGTCAACGCGCTGGACTACCTCTTCGACCAGGGGAAGCTCAAGAAGGGCGACAAGATCGGGCACGTCTACATCGACGGTGAGTACGGCGGAAACGGCCTGCTCGGCTCGAAGTACTTCGCCGCGCAGCACGGGATGACCGTCGACGAGGCGAAGGTCACCGCCACCGACACCGACATGAAGAGCATCGTGACCAAGTTCAAGGGCGACGGCGTCAAGGTGATCGCGTTGACCTCGACCCCGACGCAGACCGCGTCGGTCGCCACCAACAACGCGGCGCTCGGGCTGAAGGTGCCCATGGTCGGCAACAACCCGACCTTCGCCCCGGCCTTGCTCGGGACCCCCGCGGCGGCCGCCCTCGCGCCGCTGATCCTGGCCCAGAGCGGCGTGCCGTTCTCCTCCTCGGTGGCCGAGGCCAAGACGATCGCGGCCACGTTCACCAAGCAGCACCCGGATCTGAAGCCGAACTACGGCGTTCAGCTCGGCTACTCGTTCGGCCTGATCATGGGCGAGGTTCTGACGAAGGCCTGCGCCGCCAAGGACCTGACGCGCGCCGGCATCCACAACGCGCTGCTGGCGAGCAACAACATCAACACCGACAAGCTGCTCCCGCCGCTGGACTACTCCAAGCCCGGGCAGCCGGCTTCGCGCAGTGTCTACATCGTCCAGGTCGACAAGGCCAGCCCCGGCGGCCTGAAGCAGCTCAAGGCGCTCTACGAAGGCAAGGACGCGACCACCTACCAGGTGCCCGCGGCCGCCGCTTCCTGA
- a CDS encoding ABC transporter ATP-binding protein, giving the protein MTDGAGLRVADLTLSFGGVRALDGVSFTVAPGTIHALIGPNGAGKSTCFNVISGVYRPDGGQIELGGDDVTGLRPHQLARRGLGRSFQNLALCPHSTLIDNVMVARHSRTRGGFLAAGVRWPTVLREQARHRARVVEICEFIGIGDLLDRQVSTLSYGDAKRADIARALATEPSVLLLDEPAAGMNAGETAEIAELIKAIRAALEISVLLVEHDMNLVMGIAQRITVLDFGKVVADGTPAEVRADPEVIKAYLGEPA; this is encoded by the coding sequence ATGACCGACGGCGCCGGGTTGCGGGTCGCAGATCTGACGCTGAGTTTCGGCGGGGTGCGCGCACTGGACGGAGTCTCCTTCACGGTGGCGCCCGGGACCATCCACGCGTTGATCGGCCCGAACGGGGCCGGCAAGTCCACCTGCTTCAACGTGATCAGCGGCGTCTACCGCCCCGACGGCGGGCAGATCGAGCTGGGCGGGGACGACGTCACCGGGCTGCGGCCGCACCAGTTGGCGCGGCGCGGGTTGGGTCGGTCCTTCCAGAATCTCGCGCTGTGCCCGCACTCCACGCTGATCGACAACGTCATGGTGGCGCGCCACAGCCGGACGCGCGGCGGTTTCCTGGCCGCCGGTGTCCGGTGGCCGACCGTCCTGCGCGAACAGGCCCGTCATCGCGCGCGGGTGGTCGAGATCTGCGAGTTCATCGGCATCGGCGATCTGTTGGACCGTCAGGTCTCCACGCTCTCCTACGGGGATGCGAAGCGGGCGGACATCGCCCGCGCGCTGGCCACCGAGCCGTCGGTGCTGCTGCTGGACGAACCGGCGGCCGGGATGAACGCCGGCGAGACCGCCGAGATCGCGGAACTGATCAAGGCGATCCGAGCCGCGCTGGAGATCAGCGTGTTGCTGGTCGAGCACGACATGAACCTGGTGATGGGCATCGCGCAGCGGATCACCGTGCTGGATTTCGGGAAGGTCGTCGCGGACGGGACACCCGCCGAGGTGCGCGCCGACCCGGAGGTAATTAAGGCGTATCTGGGAGAACCCGCTTGA
- a CDS encoding ABC transporter ATP-binding protein yields MSLEVSQLTVCYGRAVEGLRAVDIEVPDGSVTAVLGANGAGKSTLLRAISGTLGLHRGRVQTGEISYDGRAMKGLDPAEIVAAGIVQVPEGRQVFATMSVEDNLRAGALSLPRARRGGASDRVYELFPRLAERRTQRAGLLSGGEQQMLAMGRALMSDPQLLLLDEPSLGLAPQMITLIGRIISEINEAGTTVLLVEQNAAMALKLATQVVVLEVGRVALRDTAEAVTDSPELAGLYLGGHGQVEAEVQEAVAPTRVLSKWQG; encoded by the coding sequence GTGTCCTTGGAAGTGAGCCAACTCACAGTTTGTTACGGTCGGGCAGTTGAAGGCCTTCGGGCCGTCGACATCGAGGTCCCCGACGGGTCGGTCACGGCCGTCCTCGGTGCGAACGGTGCAGGTAAATCGACGCTGCTGCGGGCCATTTCAGGGACCCTCGGCCTGCATCGCGGGCGGGTCCAAACCGGGGAAATCAGCTACGACGGCCGGGCGATGAAGGGACTCGATCCGGCGGAAATCGTGGCTGCCGGAATCGTGCAGGTGCCCGAGGGCCGCCAGGTGTTCGCGACCATGTCGGTCGAGGACAATCTGCGGGCCGGCGCGCTGTCCTTGCCGAGGGCCCGCCGGGGTGGCGCGAGCGACCGGGTTTACGAGTTGTTCCCCCGGCTCGCGGAGCGCCGCACCCAACGGGCCGGTCTGCTCTCCGGCGGCGAACAGCAGATGCTGGCCATGGGTCGGGCACTGATGTCCGATCCGCAGTTGCTGCTCCTCGACGAGCCGTCACTCGGCCTCGCCCCGCAGATGATCACCTTGATCGGACGGATCATCTCCGAGATCAATGAGGCCGGCACGACCGTGCTGCTCGTCGAGCAGAATGCCGCCATGGCGCTCAAACTCGCCACGCAAGTGGTGGTCCTCGAGGTCGGCCGAGTGGCGTTGCGCGACACCGCGGAAGCTGTCACAGACTCCCCGGAACTTGCCGGGCTCTACCTGGGCGGGCATGGGCAGGTCGAAGCCGAGGTCCAAGAGGCGGTCGCCCCCACTCGGGTCCTGTCGAAGTGGCAGGGGTGA
- a CDS encoding branched-chain amino acid ABC transporter permease, with amino-acid sequence MNTFVQVVVNGLGKGAVYALLALGFVIIFKASGVLNFAHGSLVLLGGYIVARTQDDLGFLGSAVLGVIAAAAGAVIIERVLVSRRPLADPIALALLTIGVDVVMSEEIIRRLGEEIPFLGSPYDGKPFQIGSVTFFRTNVIALGVGAVLVAAFFLAFRFTPWGVSMRALAENREAAALMGIHRWRVTALAWCVAGALAGVAVLFLATQDFSGAGLSLGTHAIALVAFPAAIVGGLDSTSGAIVGGVIVGLTEALSAQYISFEFSKVAVYMVMLAVLIVAPAGLFGTRERTRV; translated from the coding sequence TTGAACACTTTCGTCCAGGTGGTCGTGAACGGCCTCGGCAAGGGCGCGGTCTACGCGCTGCTCGCACTCGGATTCGTGATCATCTTCAAGGCCAGCGGAGTTCTGAACTTCGCGCACGGTTCGCTGGTGCTGCTCGGCGGTTACATCGTGGCGCGAACGCAGGACGACCTGGGTTTCCTCGGTTCCGCCGTATTGGGTGTCATTGCCGCGGCGGCCGGCGCCGTCATCATCGAACGGGTCCTGGTCTCCCGCCGACCGTTGGCGGATCCGATCGCGCTCGCGCTGCTCACGATCGGTGTCGACGTGGTCATGAGCGAGGAGATCATCCGGCGGCTCGGGGAGGAAATCCCGTTCCTCGGCTCCCCGTACGACGGCAAGCCCTTCCAGATCGGGTCGGTCACCTTCTTCCGGACCAACGTGATCGCGCTCGGCGTCGGGGCGGTCCTGGTTGCGGCCTTCTTCCTGGCCTTCCGGTTCACCCCATGGGGTGTGTCGATGCGGGCCCTGGCCGAGAACCGGGAAGCCGCCGCGTTGATGGGGATCCACCGGTGGCGGGTCACCGCCCTGGCGTGGTGCGTGGCCGGCGCGTTGGCCGGTGTCGCGGTGCTGTTCCTGGCCACGCAGGACTTCTCCGGCGCCGGCCTGAGCCTCGGGACGCACGCGATCGCGCTGGTGGCGTTCCCGGCGGCGATCGTCGGCGGTCTGGACTCGACCAGCGGGGCGATCGTCGGCGGAGTGATTGTCGGGCTGACCGAAGCATTGAGTGCCCAGTACATCTCGTTCGAGTTCTCGAAGGTCGCCGTCTACATGGTGATGCTGGCGGTGCTGATCGTCGCGCCTGCCGGGTTGTTCGGCACCCGGGAGCGAACCCGTGTCTGA